TACCCAGGCATTCAGATTTTGATTGAATTAATttagtgatgatgaaaatactttttggAGTTACTAACCCATAGAATAATTTCGACATTTCAACTTGTCTCAAACATTCACACGTTGCTTATGTATATCGTGTTGGTGTCGCTGGGCTTGTGAGGGTAAAGGGTAAAGGGTAAAGGGTAAAGGGTAAAGGGTAAAGAGATGCAGAGAGCTGTGAAGTTTATCCTGAATATTTAGGGAGGTTCAGGACACACCATACGTCCGGCCATGCATGTGGATACACGTGGCGCTGACACATAAACATATTCTGAACATTACTGTgctggaacacacacacacacacaaacataaacacagatacatgcacacaaacacacacagagatacatgcacacacacacacagtgtgttGGAGGGAAGGGGAAGGACAGGAAGCAGAGACATAAAGAATGCAAGGACAGAAATGAAAATTGGAAGAAACCTGAGAACCGAGGGAACGTCCATCAAGGCGGTACAGGTGGGAAGACATGGTGTAGTGAGACATGGAGGGGTAGGAAGGGGTGTCACGGGAGGAAAATATGTCGGGCAAGTTGTACGATGATGGCCAATTTCGTTTGGGAATGCCCTCTGCCCCTTGCTCACCTGAATTGTTAGTAACCTATAATCCTCTCACCTGTCTCTTAATTCAGATCTCACCTGGTCACATTTTCTCGTGGAAAGAATTTTCACTCTAGCTTGCTTATTATGAGgattgaaagagagaaagaagatttatttatttttgaaggctatttttttttccatactgAATCTCTTAATTCAGCTCTGTCCTGTCATTCTTTTTCTCGCTAAAGGATAGTTCATCACCAAAGTCAACATATCTGAAACagaagataataaaacaaatctttgttttgtctctATGCAGATGTCAGGTAGTAAATTGCTACGCATATGTCTTAATATATCAacctttgagagagagagagaggggaaagagagagatgtctGTTTTAATGGCTGACCCCGAGTCATAACAAAGGTTGTAAACGGGAAGAACACCGGGTCCCTGAGATCAAAGCCCACGGCACGCAAATCCCATTGAAAGCATTTGACCATTGCGCCACCTGATCGGCTAagagaacgaacgaacgaacgaacgaatgaacgaacaaacgaacatttttaatgatttggCCGTCAGCCATGATTTTGTTACATTAATAGCttattacataaaatatattagcTAAATGGCTTatacaaattatacaaataaagacTAGAGTGTCATATTCTTATTCCTCCTTCTTAATGCTTTGTCAAGGTAAGCAACAAGGAGACGTGTTATGCCTGGATTATTGTCAGCCATAAATACcgaaaaattttaaatgagatGGAAATGTAAAGATCGGCCGAGAGAGACTATTAGATtgagagaaggacagagagaaagactggAGGGAAAGCAGTagagggaagaggagagaaagggGCGGGGTACTTATCCTTAAAATAGAAAGgactggaggaggaggatgaggtgAGTTCGTGCTCAGCAGCCACAGGATGCAAATTCCCAGCAGTCTGAGCTGGAACTGCACACAGAGGTCGCCACGTACACCAACCTCCTGATTCCGCAAACAGGATGACAATGAGCTTtcaacgatgacgacgacaacgaacAAGACGCCGGTGATCGCTGACTGCGCACCTGAACTGCGCACCTGGCGTGAAGCCACGTCACTTCTAACCGCCGACAGGATGAAGGCCGACAAATTACTGCCTGAATAATTGGGCGACATTTTGCCGACACGCAAGCTGCCAATGGCAGGGAGGAGGACGAGAGGAGGGCTGGGGAGCGTTGGTGAATATCTTTAGCGTCTCTCATTTCATGACCCCTGACCCcggtttttgtctttttttttagcttttattttttaatgtaggAAGCTGTTATGGCCTTGACATTGATCCTTGAAAGCCGTGTGCAAAAAAAAGACTGAcgcctccccctcctctcccccctcaCATTTGCTCATCGAGACACCGCCCGCCCTCGCTGGTGTCGTCAAGCTTCGCTCTTTATTGCGCGTGATATGACGTCAGCATGGAGGATATAATCGGATCCCCCATTGCGAGGTAGATAAGCGGTGCTGTCTCCTGAGCGTTCGTCCTTAACTCGACAAGAACCTGGACTGAAGCAGCTTTGtgagttttctgtttgttttttttccggAATTTGTTCTTAGTTTTTCTTAATTCGGAAAATGGAATtgaggtttgttttcattttgcgactgaaatttttttacagttgacTGTCACTAAGTTTGATATTGGTGTGCggtgtaaacaaacatggaaattctgttgttttaaaactctgatataatataaaaattatcaaaatttcTGGGATGAGGGAATCAGatgtataaacattttctttgttgtgggTTGGCGCTTCGTGCTCTCaatcacaaacaaataaacaaataaacaaaccaacatgAACGTCGAGTGTAGAAACAGACAGAAGTGACAGGAACTCAACACCCATAATTACATTCAACACTAGGTACactacaaaatgtttattttatttattttgcaagtcCCTCTATCTTTCCCGCTTTCCCACACATTGCCTGAGACACCTACAGTGATGGAGAGTTCAACTCctttgataacatttttcttccccGATCATAAAGTTTCCTGGAATGCTTTTAATGTTAATGACATCaaatattctctttttatttactaaaactGTAACATAAATGTCATTCTCTCCTATAGGCGTGCACGCACTAAACATGCAGTTAATGTCGTTTCACAGGTCAtctcaacaaaaatgtttcgctgACGGATTTTGCGAGGACATGGGAAGaaattaatgtgttttttattttaaaatactagcTGACGTCAGTAGAGTTGAAGGAAGAAAGagcaaggagaaaaaaaaaaagaaatgatgagaaaagcacatacacatatatttacatataaaacgAATAATTGAGgggcaaataaaatataaaaatattatttctttcatggAAAGCGAGCAGTGCTCCCTAAATCACACGTGGCCGCTAAGTTTGCCGACAAAGAACGTCGAGGGTCAGGACAGGTCAGTGGGGTCAGTAACCGTTCAGTGACAGAACTCAGTGAACAGGATTCATTATGACATATGTACTTAAGCAGACCACGTGATCCTCTCTAGTTTCAGCAGACTAACCTCTTTTTGCACTAATATCTGACTGCCACTTACTAAACagaattttgttaaaatgactttttttaaactagcatgtttgagaaagacagaagagcaaagtagacagacatttttctgtcttactCTGTGTTGTGTACAATTAGAAGACTGTCGGGTGTGTACCCTGTACTCTTGTCCAAACACCTTATCTCCAGACTTCACACAAACTTTACATCTTCTCGCCCTCTCGACCTTTCATGCTTCTTGGAGGATCCAACCAACCTTATGCTAAAGGCGGCTGTCGGAGGATGTTGTCGCATTAGTTCCGAGCATTTCGCAATTAAAATGGACATGGCCTGGAATAAACAATTAACCCACGCAGGTCACCACGTGATCAGAAAACGGTTCTCGGGTTTAATGCGGGATTCAGGGAGCACCTAGGTTCACGAGAAAcaatttaattctttattttttctgtccttcccTCGCCTATtacatataaagatatatacatgtgtgtgtgcttgcgtgcaaGACGAGGGCTTTATGTCGTTGGGATCGTGACTTCCAATAAAACTTCACTCATGGAGAGGTTCGGTGGACAGTATTTTAATTTAACTTTCTTCGTCTCGTTCCATCACTCTCAAGCAGTCACCACACTCTTCACTCTCGGCTCTTCGCGCCTCCGAgtttaaagacctacccaagCTACTGCTTCCCTCTCATCTATTATTCTATTCAACAAAACACAAGGCCTGTGGTATGAATAAACATCAGAGTCCAGCTAACAGCCCAGTCTTGTACACTCAGGTACCTGCGGCAAAATGATTTGAATCCACATTACATAACAACTTTTTCGCCCACATCCTTACCCACAGCAAATTCCTTTAAAATATCTTCCAACCTCGTAATATACATTTACATAGGTACAGATATTCACCTTGTAGAGGCCTTGTTCTGTTTCCTCTCACGTGTCTgtaatttaaatatttgctCAATCTTCTACAGTTACCCGTCATCTCAAAAGACAGCTCAATCCGTGAAGCAGTCAATGCCAGCGAGGTTAATAGGTCAATAGGTCACAAATACCTGCGCGAGATACAAAGGTGACATGATACACTGCGTCTCCTTTGGTGTTACATGTTTGTCTTCCACAGATCGCTCCGTCCAGTTCGTGACGGGAAATAAGGGGCCAGCTCCTGGGGCTGGTCACAGAAACCACTTCCTGCAGACGGAAGGTGCGCTGGCACTTCAAAGCACTTGAGGTTGGCAGTGTTCCAGGTCAAAGATCAAATCGACAGAACGATTTCCTTCCAAAAACTGCGTTTAGTATATTTCAGGGTATCAGTTCTTCAAATCGCAACAGACATCCCCTTTCATTCAAAAGAATAATGAAGATATTGCTGAGGTTTTGATTACACAGTTCACTGGGGAGGCATCTGCCATCAGCTTCTAAGTTTCAGACTATCATTGGGAGGCTGCATGTCTtccgtttgtctgtgtgtctggttttttgttttgcttttgttttttgtgggttttttgtgtttttgttgtttgtttggtttttttaagcATGGATACTCTCGCATGTAGAGATGATCTGGTTATGAAGTCGTAAACAAAGCGCGCCGTGCCACCTGACAGATACGATATACGGGGCTAGTGTCACGTGATAGGCAGCCCTCCTTGTTATCTCATGGTCACGAGCGTCGTCAGGGGTGATAACTCTCGAAGCACATGGCCTTTAGACTGTCGCTGTTAGTTCTCGAGGTTATGTCAAGGCATCATGGCGACGTTGTCTTTGCTAGAGACATTTATGCGCACTCAGAAGCGTACGTTACATACAATTTTTATCTCCGTCCTTCTTctttcacatgaaaaaaaactgtgtcgGCACAGAATAGTGATgacattctcctcctcctcctcctcctcctcctcctcctcctcctcatcatcatcatcatcatcatccccctTTCATTTTTCAATCACCATCATCTTGTGTTTGAGCAAGACAAagctgcaggtcacgtgacatcaagaCACGATAATGGTCGTACGTATCACAGTGGAATTTACTTATTTGTGTgacttgtattttttcttctgttcaagGAGTGAGCTACGGAACGATACCGACTTGTGAAGAGACAGGTGTGACGTCAAACACAAGAGGCCTGTGGGAAAACATGGCGGGCATCTGGCCCAAGATCAAGTCCATACGACCTCAGCTGATCATTCTGCTGACACCACTCCTGACTCTCCCGCTCCCGCTCATCGTCAAGACATCGgtaattgaaataaatgaacagacaaataaataattaaggcATTGGAGAACTATTTTAAAGGTGTGAATGAGAGTCAAGATGGCGTCAGTCCCGCTCAAGGTGTGGTTGTCTTTCTACAGGAAGCAAAATGCGCCTATGTCCTCATCCTCATGGCAGTCTTCTGGATCAGCGAGTCGGTGCCCATCGCGGTCACGGCCCTGTTGCCGCTCTTTCTTTTCCCCATGATGGGGGTCATGCCAGCGGCCACAACTGCCAAGTCGTACATGAGTGTGAGTACCACACAGGGAACCTGCAAATGATGTAATCACATGAGTGTCTAAGCAATCTGTATTTTTACCTGCATGCTCGCCATGCCTCTGACCTTCTTGCACTTCTGAGCAGTGACCTGGTAGATGTATACTTGTAAGTGTATCTTTGTTCTagttttctgtttgtgctgGCTGTTTACTTGATTTTTAAACAACTGTTCCGGATGGACAGTCAGGGATCTGAGGTGTTTAGGTGATGACTTCACACACCTTTGTGGTAGGTTGGCCTTCAAACATCGCCGTCAACAGGAGGTTGAAACGCAGGGTCATGATATGCCTAATTAACTTCTTATCCTGAATGATTAACTGAATTTCGTGTTAAGGACCGATCCCAAACATCCATCGGTTGTTTCAGGACATCCTTATCCTCTTTCTGGGCGGACTGATGGTGGCCGTCGCCATCGAGCGTTGGAACCTACATCGACGGATAGCACTTAGAGTTCTCATGCTCGTGGGCGCTGAGCCAAGATGGTAAGCTCTAGCACCGGCTGCAGGGATTGAGAAAAGCAAGAGCGAGTTTAGTTTTTGGAAGTTTTTGTTTGGAAACTTCTGAAAAATTCAACGAAAAACTAACGAAAATGGTTACTATTAGTATATCAGGTACACGTTTTTTATTCTGAGCTATGACGAGCAGATTAAAAGAGGATATTTGTAAGTACGACTGAGAAGGCCAGCTTCTTGTCTAGGTTGATGCTGGGTCTGATGCTGGCCACGTGGTTCCTGTCCATGTGGATCTCCAACACTGCCACCACCGCCATGATGATTCCCATCACAGAGGCCATCCTCCAGCAGCTCAAGACAGCGCACACAGGTACAAGTACTTACAATACATACAATACAAACATGCGATGTATAGGTATACATACCTACATATGAATACACACAAATAAGTAGTAAAACTCAGAGGGGCGTTAACTCTGTCTTCTTTAGGTTCAGAAGGATCAGTTGATGAAGACGACACGAAGGACAAGGGGAAGGTCAGAAACGGTAGAGCTGATGACGGCGACAAAAACGATAATACTTTCAACTCACAGAATAAAGAGATAATAGTCAGGTGAGCTATACCATTAGATTAAACTTAAATAGTTCTGTAAGACCAACCCACTGAAGATGAAGCTAAGCTGGAAGttgctgtttaattttttttggtgaggggtagcatgtatttatttatgtaaaatatacagTCTGGCGTCACGGGAGGCCGTATCCAGAAGGACATTTTAGAGCACAGGTTAATGAGATGTAGCCATGCTGAGCCTGAATCACCGTTACAGAAAGTAATGTCCTGAGCCATGCACGCGGATGAGAAAGGTTCAGAGTTCGCCTCTTGCTTAAAAATCTTGAAACTAAGCCAGGCTAAAAACGTAAgtgaaatacataaaaaaaacatcctgTTGGGTAAGCCTATGTCTAGAAATGAGTCCAACTGTCATCAATGCAGCCCACGTGTTGAGTTGATTTCCCTGTGATCTTTGCGGCTACAGTAGTTGAGGAGGATGTCTAACCAATGAACATTCGTGCAGCGCAGAGGAAGGCATGACAGccacaaaggaaaaagagaaggaagaccCACACATCCGGTTGATGGCCAAGGGGATGTCCCTCAGCATCTGCTATGCTGCTAACTCTGGGGGTATCGCTACCTTAACTGGAACGGGACCCAACCTCATCTTCAAGGACGCTATTGACTCGTAAGGCGATAGAAAGATGAAagggtgaaagaaaaagaaagtctgaAAAGGTGGAAAGAGTTaataaagaaagggaaaacGTTGATGTGGATATTGCATTGTATTGATGTCTTCCCTAGCCCACTTGAAATGATGAGAGGGAAGGAATAGAATTTTCCAGGTGGCAAAAGCATGGGATGGTTGCTATGCTAACCGCTGGTTGGTCTAAATGGAAAGGGGGACAATATTTCCACATGCGTCGAAAACATAAGGCAATGCCACAAGgagcattaaaacaaaacaattaagcgacttttgtgtgtgtgttataataCGTCCTATCGCCATTTTACTGTCCTACGTCTTCTACGTCGCACGTCTTCAGCGGTTTTTTCTTGATGTGTTTATAGGTTGTACCATGAGTATGGGCAAACTTCCCCTGTGACCTTCGCTTCGTGGATGGGCTTCGGGTTTCCCCTCTCAGTCCTCGTGCTTCTGACGTGCTGGGTCCTGCTGCAGATCGCTTTTCTTCGCTGCAGGTAGTGCGCGGCTTCACTTCCGGCGCGACAGTAATTTGTACTCAACGTGAAATTGTCGTTTGTCCTGAAGCACACGGCGTCAGTCCAGCTAAAGAACTATCGCACTGACCAGACTACCAaacaaactaaactaaataacTAAACGAActagataaagaaaataaataaatattgcgtttaaaaataaattatttgtgatCGTCCTTTTACAGACGAGGTcttcgtgggtttttttttaaaaaaaaatgtcagtgaaGACGTTAGCAGAAGCTCGGTAGCGCCTCCTATATCTCAGTCTAAATGTTGTCTTTTCAGGGGTCTGTCGACCTGTTGTGTCAGCAGCGAGGAGCGAGCAGCTCGGAACGCCAGGGTGAAGGAGATCATCCGTAGCGAGTACATCAAGCTGGGATCCATGACGTGAGTGCGCGTCAAGTGGCGTCAGTTAGGCGTCAGATGTACTTTGTCTTATGGCTCTGTTTAGGCGTAGGTGTGAGAGAAAGACGAACAATGACTACGAATGCACTGCGGAAAGCACATAAGAATAaacaggaaggagagaaaggatgcaagcaaataaatgaaagtaaagggagacaagcaagcaactaaacaaagataaagggaaataagcaagtaaacaaaatcaagaggaaaaaaaaagaagaaaactaggcaagcaaataaaatgtaaagaaaaataagcaagaaataaGAGTAAAGAGAACAAAACTATTATAACTAACAACTTGGTATTATTAAAAGATTTCTCTGTTTACAATCACAACCGAAAAGTCATTTCTACTCTTGCCACGACACAAAATAGTCACCACGGTTGCGACTCctgttaatgatgatgagagTAGTTAGACATATGTAACCCATAATAGATAATGGGGAAACATGTAGAGCTTTTACTACTTACTAACACACATCACGAGACTAATGTTGAGTTGTCTCCCTGAAGGTTCGCAGAAGGCTCTGTGCTTTTCTGGTTCGTCACTCTCGTCTTGCTGTGGATCACACGGGACCTGAGCGGTGTCGGAGGCTGGGGAATTCTCTTCGAGAAAGAGTAAGTTTTGAGTAAGAGTAGGTAGAAGTATTGTCACTGAGTAGTCTCAGACTTGCCCAGGCTACCTGTGACAATCATATTACAAACACGACTGTGAACTAGGAGAGCAGACTGGAGTGAGCATCGCTGAGAGCGGAAGGACCAGGTCGAGTTCCGGaagtttttctaaataaatgatccgaaaattcttttttgtagCCTACAGGAAGCTGGCAGATATCTTTGTCTCACTGCAGTGTAGAAGTAAAAGTCTGCAGCATATATTTTCTggctaaaatatcttttaaaactcACTGTTTAAATTGGTGCACTTGTCACAGTTCTTTGTTTAATTATCCATTCTTTACAATGGTCTTTAATTGGTACACACCTCACTGTTTTGTTTGATTGGTACACACCTCACTGTTTTGTTTGATTGGTACACACCTCACTGTTTTGTTTGATTGGTACACACCTCACTGTTCTGCTCAGTTTGTACACCTTCTGTTCTCTGGCAGACACCTGTGTTCCGCTTGTATAATAATTAAGATTTTAGCGCTTTTAACACTGACTGCAACCCTGTTTGGTTCGATTCCAGCGCCGTCAAAGATTCCACACCAGCCATTTTTATTGGCTTCATTCTCTTCGTTTTTCCATCTGTACTACCattcatgaaaagaaaaggcagaTACGACATCAACAATAGTGAGAACACAGGTGAGTCACATGACTTACTCGGGACAAGGTTCTTACTAAACATTTTGTATCGTCAGTTTTTTAACGAATTATAGAAAAACTTTATATGATTATTGAAAGGACGAACATCAAAAAGACAGAATGTATGAATGTGGGACCAAAATTAGTTGTTAGAAAACTACGCTGTTTTCAGTAGAGACTAGTTTTGTTCTTCCAATGCgtttaaagcaaaatgtttaaattaaaaaaattaattgaacgGGCTATTTTAAAATCTGGTatattaaagtaaattttaagtTGTTTAgcttgcacatttttttcaagatcaAAGAGAATCTCTCAAGGGAGTGAACTCACGGcatgtataatgtataatgcGATGTTTACAGAGGCCTGGAGGCTCGTTGAAATGTGCAATGCAATGTTTACAGGAGCTGACGACAGTGTTTACAGGAGCCTGATGACATGTTTACATTAGCCTGATGACACTGTTTACAGCAGGCGTGGCGCCCTGGATATTAATGTATCTAAATTACTGTTGACAGGAGGCCTGGTGCCCCCGCTGCTGAGCTGGCCCGTCATGCACTCCAAGTTCCCATGGTCACTCATGCTGTTGCTCGGCGGTGGCTTCGCCTTGTCCGATGGC
This window of the Pomacea canaliculata isolate SZHN2017 linkage group LG4, ASM307304v1, whole genome shotgun sequence genome carries:
- the LOC112562606 gene encoding solute carrier family 13 member 5-like isoform X1; the encoded protein is MATLSLLETFMRTQKRVSYGTIPTCEETGVTSNTRGLWENMAGIWPKIKSIRPQLIILLTPLLTLPLPLIVKTSEAKCAYVLILMAVFWISESVPIAVTALLPLFLFPMMGVMPAATTAKSYMSDILILFLGGLMVAVAIERWNLHRRIALRVLMLVGAEPRWLMLGLMLATWFLSMWISNTATTAMMIPITEAILQQLKTAHTGSEGSVDEDDTKDKGKVRNGRADDGDKNDNTFNSQNKEIIVSAEEGMTATKEKEKEDPHIRLMAKGMSLSICYAANSGGIATLTGTGPNLIFKDAIDSLYHEYGQTSPVTFASWMGFGFPLSVLVLLTCWVLLQIAFLRCRGLSTCCVSSEERAARNARVKEIIRSEYIKLGSMTFAEGSVLFWFVTLVLLWITRDLSGVGGWGILFEKDAVKDSTPAIFIGFILFVFPSVLPFMKRKGRYDINNSENTGGLVPPLLSWPVMHSKFPWSLMLLLGGGFALSDGCRASGLSNWIGKQLEVFSGVDKWGMLFIICFIAAAATEVTSNSAIAILFMPILGRLAVNTGVHPLYYMIPGAVSCSFAFMLPVATPPNAIVFSYGHIRIIDMIGTGFIMNILAVPLLVLATGTWGDRLFDFQTLPQGQMNATSLL
- the LOC112562606 gene encoding solute carrier family 13 member 5-like isoform X2, which produces MAGIWPKIKSIRPQLIILLTPLLTLPLPLIVKTSEAKCAYVLILMAVFWISESVPIAVTALLPLFLFPMMGVMPAATTAKSYMSDILILFLGGLMVAVAIERWNLHRRIALRVLMLVGAEPRWLMLGLMLATWFLSMWISNTATTAMMIPITEAILQQLKTAHTGSEGSVDEDDTKDKGKVRNGRADDGDKNDNTFNSQNKEIIVSAEEGMTATKEKEKEDPHIRLMAKGMSLSICYAANSGGIATLTGTGPNLIFKDAIDSLYHEYGQTSPVTFASWMGFGFPLSVLVLLTCWVLLQIAFLRCRGLSTCCVSSEERAARNARVKEIIRSEYIKLGSMTFAEGSVLFWFVTLVLLWITRDLSGVGGWGILFEKDAVKDSTPAIFIGFILFVFPSVLPFMKRKGRYDINNSENTGGLVPPLLSWPVMHSKFPWSLMLLLGGGFALSDGCRASGLSNWIGKQLEVFSGVDKWGMLFIICFIAAAATEVTSNSAIAILFMPILGRLAVNTGVHPLYYMIPGAVSCSFAFMLPVATPPNAIVFSYGHIRIIDMIGTGFIMNILAVPLLVLATGTWGDRLFDFQTLPQGQMNATSLL